A window of the Sphaerobacter thermophilus DSM 20745 genome harbors these coding sequences:
- a CDS encoding GAF domain-containing protein, translated as MLERPVAGNEQPARDARDEPLRFLAEAGIALARTLDYRETLAAVARLAVPALGDCCAVYLLDDQGFLQRVAIAHADPQKQALAVRMTERFGGRPDAPHGPVYVLRTLRTAFYPTITEAMHRAVLQDPEHLDIVLRLGFRSSIVVPLIARDRTLGVISFILTEPGREYGPSDIALAEELAQRVAIAVDNALLHRELARAVEQQAASLALFDTLFASAPVGLALLDRDLRYVRVNDAIAAMNGLPPEAHLGKTVRDLFPHLAPEIEPRIRHVLETGELLANTELTGTLSAGEKDPRTWLVSYFPVPGPDGQVSGVGVAAAEITETKRAEQEGERLLAQLEAERARLETVLQQMPAGVILADAPSGQLILANAEAERIWRLPLRPADSMQEWETIGYRALHPDGTAYRPEEWPLARAITDGTTVSGEELDIIRGDGSRGSIRVDAAPIRDRDGRIVAGVVSFVDITERRRAEERERYLAEVRDVLTSSLDVDTTLQRIAELTVPKLADWCAILLVDDDGHVERQVIAHQDPEKVRWALEIERRHPFAPDAPHGIARVIQTGQPEFYPEITDTLLEAVSRNPEHLRALQEAGFCSMIVAPLQARGRIVGAIMLAMAESGRRYLPDDLTLAREVARRIGLAVDHARLYAAEQQARRAAEQTATRIAQLQALTAALGAALTPREIAAVTISQEFAVLGIRRGIIVQVTDDDDVLEVLAAVGCPEEWGEYGRRFPREVLAPLADVTRTGTPIFLESREAIADRYPACIADPHCAEDAALAVLPLTVDGRVLGAMALAFTTPQPFDEEDRAFLLALARQSAHALDRARLYQAEQDARAAEEAAHRRQIFLAQASSVLNSSLDYQQTMRTIAEMAVPDFADWCIVRIFDKRDGLRHVAIAHTDPERRDQLHEAYTRRPPHHVHPHPIAEALGSDKAVLRPALEEADWVTIASNEEHLSIIRLVAPRSIIVAPLIARGHRIGLISFICSDSRRHYGPDDLALAEDLAQRAAIAVDNALLFRATQAAEEKSRRQAARMTALAAASRAFAEASLDLNAVLETVAERVAELVSDGCLIRLIPGDKESEPSLRPGAIYHPDPEARALARDLFTSNDRSALEDLHRDALQSGQPVILEVADPESLRHTIHPEYLAYLDRFPLRRLLAVPLSVRGNTLGTLVVWRDLTDQPFTSDDSTLIQDLADRAALAIENAQLYREAQSAVRVREAFLSTASHELKTPLTTVKGYGQLLLRFLKQPTLDREHLIKLATHLRDQTDRFETLVNDLLDVSRIQQGRLALRPQPTELTELARSVLARFEQSPDRTPAHRLVLDAPEPIHGVWDPVRLDQVLTNLISNALKYSPDGGEVRLSVRRHGDEAELAVSDEGIGISASEQAQLFQPFSRTVRARLEMGGTGLGLFISRQIVEQHGGTITLESTEGVGSTFTVRLPLTPPDLQSHRENDA; from the coding sequence GTGCTGGAGCGTCCGGTCGCGGGGAATGAGCAGCCGGCTCGCGATGCACGTGATGAGCCACTGCGCTTCCTCGCCGAGGCCGGGATTGCCCTGGCGCGCACACTCGATTACCGGGAAACCCTCGCCGCCGTCGCACGGCTCGCCGTCCCGGCCCTCGGTGACTGCTGCGCCGTCTATCTGCTCGACGACCAGGGTTTTCTCCAACGCGTGGCCATCGCGCACGCCGACCCGCAGAAGCAGGCGCTCGCCGTACGCATGACGGAGCGCTTCGGCGGCCGGCCCGATGCCCCGCATGGCCCGGTGTACGTCCTCCGCACCCTGCGCACCGCCTTCTACCCCACTATCACGGAGGCGATGCACCGCGCCGTTCTCCAGGACCCCGAGCACCTGGACATCGTGCTGAGGTTGGGCTTCCGCTCCAGCATCGTCGTCCCGCTTATCGCCCGCGACCGGACACTCGGGGTGATCTCCTTTATCCTGACCGAGCCGGGCCGTGAGTACGGCCCGTCGGACATCGCGCTGGCCGAGGAACTTGCCCAGCGCGTCGCCATTGCCGTCGACAATGCCCTGCTGCACAGGGAACTGGCGCGGGCCGTCGAGCAGCAGGCCGCATCTCTTGCCCTGTTCGACACCCTCTTCGCCAGCGCGCCGGTGGGCCTGGCCCTTCTCGACCGCGACCTCCGCTACGTCCGGGTGAACGATGCCATCGCCGCCATGAACGGCCTCCCTCCGGAGGCACATTTGGGCAAGACCGTCCGCGACCTCTTCCCGCACCTGGCGCCCGAGATCGAACCCCGGATCCGGCACGTGTTGGAGACGGGGGAGCTGCTGGCCAATACGGAGCTCACGGGGACGCTTTCTGCAGGGGAGAAGGATCCCCGTACCTGGCTCGTCAGCTACTTCCCTGTCCCCGGTCCGGACGGCCAGGTGAGCGGCGTGGGCGTTGCTGCCGCCGAGATCACCGAAACCAAGCGCGCCGAGCAGGAGGGGGAGCGGCTGCTGGCCCAGTTGGAGGCTGAGCGGGCGCGCCTGGAGACGGTGCTGCAGCAGATGCCGGCCGGCGTCATCCTCGCCGACGCCCCATCCGGGCAGCTCATCCTTGCCAATGCGGAGGCGGAGCGCATCTGGCGCCTGCCGCTCCGGCCTGCCGACAGCATGCAGGAGTGGGAGACGATCGGCTACCGGGCGCTCCATCCGGACGGCACGGCCTACCGGCCGGAGGAGTGGCCGCTCGCACGCGCCATCACCGACGGCACGACCGTCTCTGGCGAGGAACTCGACATCATACGCGGGGACGGATCGCGAGGCAGCATCCGCGTCGACGCGGCGCCCATCCGGGACCGGGATGGGCGGATCGTGGCCGGCGTCGTCTCCTTCGTCGATATCACCGAGCGGCGCCGTGCGGAAGAGCGCGAGCGGTACCTGGCCGAAGTGCGGGACGTGCTGACCTCCTCGCTCGACGTCGACACGACCCTGCAGCGCATTGCCGAGCTTACCGTGCCGAAGCTGGCCGACTGGTGCGCCATCCTCCTCGTCGATGACGATGGTCACGTCGAGCGGCAGGTGATCGCCCACCAGGATCCGGAAAAGGTCCGGTGGGCACTGGAGATCGAGCGGCGCCACCCGTTTGCTCCCGATGCCCCGCACGGGATTGCCCGCGTGATCCAGACCGGCCAGCCGGAGTTCTACCCGGAGATCACGGATACGCTGCTGGAAGCGGTCAGCCGGAACCCGGAGCACCTTCGTGCTCTGCAGGAGGCGGGCTTCTGCTCGATGATCGTGGCGCCGCTCCAGGCGCGTGGGCGCATCGTCGGCGCGATCATGCTGGCCATGGCCGAGTCGGGTCGGCGTTACCTGCCCGACGATCTGACCCTGGCTCGGGAGGTGGCCCGTCGCATCGGACTCGCCGTCGATCACGCCCGCCTCTATGCCGCCGAGCAGCAGGCACGGCGGGCGGCGGAGCAGACCGCCACCCGCATCGCCCAGCTCCAGGCGCTAACCGCGGCGCTCGGTGCCGCGCTGACACCGCGCGAGATCGCCGCGGTCACTATCAGCCAGGAGTTCGCCGTACTCGGCATCCGTCGCGGGATCATCGTCCAGGTGACCGACGATGATGATGTGCTGGAGGTCCTGGCCGCGGTCGGCTGCCCCGAGGAGTGGGGTGAGTACGGGCGCCGCTTCCCGCGTGAGGTCCTGGCTCCCCTGGCCGACGTCACCCGAACGGGCACGCCGATCTTCCTCGAGTCGCGCGAGGCGATCGCGGATCGCTACCCGGCGTGCATCGCCGATCCGCACTGCGCGGAGGACGCGGCCCTCGCCGTCCTGCCGCTCACCGTCGACGGCCGCGTGCTCGGGGCAATGGCACTGGCCTTCACCACGCCACAGCCCTTCGATGAGGAAGACCGTGCATTCCTGCTGGCGCTGGCTCGCCAGAGCGCCCACGCGCTCGACCGCGCCCGCCTCTACCAGGCCGAGCAGGATGCGCGGGCGGCTGAGGAGGCCGCGCACCGACGCCAGATCTTCCTGGCGCAGGCCAGTTCAGTCCTCAACTCGTCGCTCGACTACCAGCAGACCATGCGCACGATCGCCGAGATGGCGGTACCCGACTTCGCCGACTGGTGCATCGTCCGCATCTTCGATAAGCGAGACGGGCTCCGGCACGTGGCGATCGCGCATACCGACCCTGAGCGCCGGGATCAACTCCACGAGGCGTACACGCGCCGTCCACCACACCACGTCCACCCCCATCCGATCGCGGAGGCGCTCGGGAGCGACAAAGCGGTGCTGCGCCCCGCGCTCGAGGAGGCGGACTGGGTCACGATCGCCAGCAACGAGGAACACCTCTCCATCATCCGACTCGTCGCTCCGCGCTCGATCATCGTCGCGCCGTTGATCGCGCGCGGGCACCGCATCGGGCTGATCTCCTTTATCTGCTCGGATTCCCGGCGGCACTACGGCCCGGACGACCTCGCGCTGGCAGAGGATCTGGCTCAGAGAGCGGCCATCGCCGTCGACAACGCGCTCCTCTTCCGCGCCACCCAGGCGGCGGAGGAGAAGAGTCGCCGGCAGGCCGCCCGCATGACCGCGCTGGCCGCGGCCTCCCGCGCCTTCGCGGAGGCGAGTCTCGACCTGAACGCTGTCCTGGAGACCGTAGCCGAGCGGGTCGCTGAACTCGTGAGCGACGGTTGCTTGATCCGGCTCATCCCCGGTGATAAGGAGTCGGAGCCAAGCCTGCGGCCGGGGGCGATCTACCACCCGGACCCCGAGGCGCGAGCGCTGGCGCGCGACCTGTTCACCTCAAATGACCGCTCGGCCTTGGAAGACCTGCACCGGGATGCGCTGCAGAGCGGCCAGCCCGTCATCCTGGAGGTGGCGGATCCCGAGTCGCTCCGCCACACGATCCACCCGGAATATCTCGCGTATCTCGATCGCTTCCCGCTCCGCCGCCTGCTGGCAGTGCCCCTCTCCGTGCGCGGCAACACCCTCGGCACGCTGGTCGTCTGGCGCGACCTGACGGACCAACCCTTCACCTCAGACGACTCGACCCTGATCCAGGACCTGGCCGACCGGGCCGCATTGGCCATCGAGAACGCGCAGCTCTACCGGGAGGCCCAGAGCGCGGTGCGTGTGCGCGAGGCGTTCCTGTCCACTGCCTCGCACGAGCTCAAGACGCCGCTCACCACGGTGAAGGGCTACGGCCAACTGCTCCTTCGCTTCCTGAAGCAGCCAACGCTGGACCGGGAGCACCTGATCAAACTGGCGACGCACCTGCGGGATCAGACCGATCGCTTCGAAACGCTCGTCAACGACCTGCTCGATGTCTCCCGCATCCAGCAGGGCCGGCTGGCGCTGCGCCCGCAGCCCACCGAACTGACGGAGCTGGCCCGGTCGGTGCTGGCCCGCTTCGAGCAGTCGCCCGACCGGACCCCTGCCCACCGCCTGGTGCTCGACGCGCCGGAGCCGATCCACGGCGTGTGGGATCCGGTGCGGCTCGATCAGGTGCTGACTAACCTCATCTCGAACGCGCTCAAGTACTCGCCGGACGGCGGCGAGGTGCGGCTCAGCGTGCGCCGGCACGGTGACGAGGCGGAGCTGGCGGTGAGTGACGAGGGGATCGGCATTTCCGCCAGCGAGCAGGCTCAACTGTTCCAGCCCTTCAGTCGCACGGTGCGGGCGCGGCTGGAGATGGGCGGGACCGGCCTCGGCCTTTTCATCTCCCGGCAGATCGTGGAGCAGCACGGCGGCACCATCACGCTCGAGAGCACCGAAGGCGTCGGCTCGACCTTCACCGTTCGGCTCCCCTTGACCCCGCCGGATCTCCAAAGTCACCGGGAGAACGACGCCTAG
- a CDS encoding LolA family protein: protein MLCSRRHRPLRFLVFGLLAGSLALAACGGSATDSETPAPTASDAPATVAAASPTAEPTTAAETPTPESTPEATESPTEAPATGTAAAEVLAPTFAAWEQVESLRMKMTMPGSDASGETLQMVMEMVRPDRMRVSMETAEGTFEMIIIGDVTYMNLGGTWTELPGPQDLSTYGALSPDEPIDEVSAPDVTVVQSGTETIDGVTCTVWDLTIPDEEAGTMTGRIWVGADDNLPRRMVFETPEGPMTVEYSGYNEDITIEPPI, encoded by the coding sequence ATGTTGTGTTCCAGACGACATCGACCCCTGCGCTTCCTCGTCTTCGGACTCCTGGCCGGGAGTCTCGCACTCGCGGCCTGCGGCGGATCGGCTACTGACTCGGAAACCCCTGCACCGACTGCGTCCGACGCGCCGGCGACCGTAGCGGCGGCGAGTCCGACCGCTGAGCCCACGACCGCGGCCGAGACGCCTACGCCCGAAAGCACCCCCGAGGCAACAGAGAGCCCGACCGAGGCGCCTGCTACCGGCACGGCGGCTGCCGAGGTGCTCGCGCCGACCTTCGCGGCCTGGGAGCAGGTCGAGTCGCTGCGGATGAAGATGACGATGCCAGGCTCCGATGCCTCCGGGGAAACGCTCCAGATGGTGATGGAGATGGTCCGCCCCGATCGGATGCGCGTGAGCATGGAAACGGCCGAGGGCACCTTCGAGATGATCATCATCGGGGATGTGACCTACATGAACCTGGGCGGTACCTGGACGGAACTCCCTGGGCCGCAGGATCTCAGCACGTACGGGGCGCTGTCGCCGGACGAGCCGATCGACGAAGTCAGCGCGCCCGATGTCACCGTGGTCCAGAGCGGCACCGAGACGATCGACGGCGTCACCTGTACCGTCTGGGACCTGACCATTCCGGACGAGGAGGCAGGAACGATGACCGGGCGCATCTGGGTCGGAGCGGACGACAACCTGCCGCGGCGGATGGTCTTTGAGACGCCGGAGGGGCCGATGACGGTGGAGTACTCCGGCTACAACGAAGACATCACGATCGAGCCGCCGATCTAG
- a CDS encoding nuclear transport factor 2 family protein, with translation MAAIDLAREYISRVNGRDGSGAAALFAQDGEIIAPVGRVYRGWDAIAAFIEAAPPATTAQIAERTMGTHRVVLHGVVQTPRFAPAQIEWIFDVDGDRIRRLTINHLRD, from the coding sequence ATGGCAGCGATCGATCTGGCACGGGAGTACATCTCGCGCGTGAACGGCCGGGACGGCAGCGGGGCGGCCGCGCTCTTCGCCCAGGACGGCGAGATCATCGCCCCGGTCGGGCGCGTCTATCGCGGCTGGGACGCCATTGCCGCCTTCATCGAGGCTGCGCCGCCGGCCACGACCGCCCAGATTGCCGAACGGACAATGGGGACCCACCGGGTCGTCCTACACGGTGTCGTGCAAACACCGCGGTTCGCACCCGCTCAGATCGAGTGGATCTTCGACGTCGACGGCGACCGCATCCGCCGCCTGACGATCAACCACCTGCGGGATTGA
- a CDS encoding helix-turn-helix domain-containing protein translates to MPRRTLSLTVDERAELERTRDRDPRPYLREATAALRTIAAGQSPHAVARHGLHKPRKPETVERWLTTFEQHGLSGLVHRPRGHRGCSPAAGR, encoded by the coding sequence ATGCCACGCCGCACCCTCAGCCTGACCGTCGACGAACGCGCCGAACTCGAGCGAACGCGGGATCGCGATCCCCGCCCCTATCTGCGTGAGGCCACTGCCGCCCTGCGCACGATTGCCGCCGGTCAGAGCCCCCATGCCGTGGCCCGCCATGGCCTGCACAAGCCGCGCAAACCGGAGACGGTCGAGCGCTGGCTCACCACATTTGAGCAGCATGGCCTGTCTGGCCTGGTGCACCGCCCCCGCGGGCACCGGGGTTGTTCCCCCGCAGCAGGGCGCTGA
- a CDS encoding molybdopterin-binding protein: MQRRTFRVGDDPAALSGAVLCRDLTLSSVRPSVTIRRGTPLVEAIDRLPAGVDGVTFEVVVPAPDDVAQPDASLALAKGLVGPGIDLEGPHQGQVNLHAAGFGLLRVDARAIERVNRTGAALVATALDGRVVTAGETVGIVKAPALYTPERAIQRALARTRRGPLARVAPFVAERVAMLAGTRIRPANLRVAERQMAATLERFGARLIEVRHLDADEPAGITAAYRELLAAGAEVILVAGSIVLDPTDPFITALRGAGARLVRRGAPVDPGTMFWVAYAGDVPFFGLASCELYGRTSVLDLLLPYALAKEPIDRRLMAEIGYGGLLVTTQVARRPDDWDRTSEQEAREDAPTAAHS; this comes from the coding sequence ATGCAGCGACGAACATTCCGAGTCGGGGATGACCCGGCGGCCCTCTCCGGTGCGGTTCTCTGCCGCGACCTCACGCTGTCGTCGGTCCGGCCATCGGTGACGATCCGCCGCGGGACGCCGCTGGTAGAGGCGATCGACCGTCTGCCAGCGGGAGTCGACGGTGTGACCTTCGAGGTCGTCGTCCCGGCGCCGGACGACGTGGCCCAGCCCGACGCATCGCTGGCGCTGGCCAAGGGCCTGGTCGGGCCGGGGATCGACCTGGAGGGGCCACACCAGGGACAGGTGAACCTCCACGCGGCGGGCTTCGGGCTGCTGCGGGTCGATGCCCGCGCGATCGAGCGGGTGAACCGGACCGGCGCCGCGCTGGTGGCGACCGCGCTCGACGGCCGCGTCGTGACTGCCGGGGAGACGGTCGGCATCGTGAAGGCACCGGCTCTCTACACGCCCGAGCGGGCGATCCAGCGGGCACTGGCGCGCACCCGGCGCGGGCCGCTTGCCCGCGTGGCGCCGTTCGTCGCCGAGCGGGTCGCGATGCTCGCCGGGACCCGGATCCGCCCAGCGAACCTGCGCGTCGCCGAGCGCCAGATGGCGGCCACGCTGGAGCGCTTCGGCGCCCGGCTGATCGAGGTGCGCCACCTGGATGCGGATGAGCCTGCGGGAATCACCGCGGCCTACCGGGAGCTGCTCGCCGCCGGGGCTGAGGTGATCCTGGTCGCCGGGTCGATCGTGCTCGACCCCACCGACCCCTTCATCACCGCGCTGCGGGGCGCCGGCGCGCGCCTGGTGCGGCGCGGTGCGCCGGTCGATCCCGGCACGATGTTCTGGGTCGCCTACGCGGGAGACGTACCGTTCTTCGGCCTTGCCTCGTGTGAGCTATACGGCCGCACCTCGGTGCTGGACCTGCTGCTCCCCTACGCCCTGGCAAAGGAACCGATCGACCGGCGGCTGATGGCCGAGATCGGCTACGGCGGCCTGCTGGTCACAACCCAGGTCGCCCGCCGGCCGGACGACTGGGACCGCACGTCAGAACAGGAAGCCCGGGAAGACGCCCCGACCGCGGCGCACTCGTAG
- the mnmA gene encoding tRNA 2-thiouridine(34) synthase MnmA, with amino-acid sequence MARILVALSGGVDSAVAALTLQSLGWEPIGIHLRLFDSDPESIAEGVCCGDQAAFDARLVANWLGIPFYVRDLREEFSREVAGMTVESYARAETPNPCIACNHRVRIPALLRLADSLGIPAVATGHYVRKVRVGDRWYLAESRDGRRDQSYALYRLTSEDLERLEFPLGELDKETVRQRARAAGLPVADKAASVDLCFAKTAGGVGNLVAAARPETGKPGPLLDEHGRVVGRHPGIAYVTIGQRSGLQWDKTVPERRYVASIDPATRTVAVAPRARLLTRSVTLRDPIWHGEPPKRAQARIRYQGPRFEVTCDGERVEFLDPGPPLAPGQAVVLYDGPRVLGGGTAASVERGA; translated from the coding sequence ATGGCTCGCATCCTCGTTGCACTCTCGGGGGGCGTCGATAGCGCCGTCGCCGCGCTGACGCTCCAGTCCCTCGGCTGGGAGCCGATCGGGATTCACCTGCGCCTGTTCGATTCCGATCCCGAGTCGATTGCCGAGGGGGTCTGCTGTGGCGATCAGGCCGCGTTCGACGCGCGCCTCGTCGCCAACTGGCTCGGTATTCCCTTCTACGTCCGCGACCTGCGGGAGGAGTTCAGCCGCGAGGTGGCGGGCATGACGGTCGAGTCCTATGCCCGCGCCGAGACACCCAACCCCTGCATCGCCTGCAACCACCGGGTGCGCATCCCCGCCCTGCTGCGCCTGGCGGACAGCCTGGGCATCCCCGCCGTGGCCACGGGCCACTACGTGCGCAAGGTGCGCGTCGGCGACCGCTGGTACCTGGCGGAGTCGCGCGACGGGCGTCGTGACCAGTCGTACGCCCTCTACCGGCTCACCTCGGAGGATCTGGAGCGGCTGGAGTTCCCGCTGGGGGAGCTCGACAAGGAGACCGTGCGCCAGCGGGCCCGCGCCGCCGGGCTGCCGGTGGCGGACAAGGCCGCCTCGGTCGACCTCTGCTTCGCGAAGACGGCCGGCGGGGTGGGGAACCTGGTCGCGGCCGCTCGACCGGAGACGGGGAAGCCCGGACCGCTGCTGGACGAGCACGGCCGGGTGGTCGGGCGGCACCCGGGCATCGCCTACGTCACGATCGGCCAGCGCAGCGGCCTCCAGTGGGACAAGACGGTCCCCGAGCGCCGCTACGTCGCCTCAATCGACCCGGCTACACGCACGGTCGCGGTCGCGCCCCGCGCGCGTCTGCTGACACGCAGCGTGACCCTGCGCGACCCGATCTGGCACGGCGAGCCGCCGAAGCGGGCGCAGGCCAGGATCCGCTATCAGGGGCCGCGCTTCGAGGTTACCTGCGACGGCGAGCGGGTCGAGTTCCTCGATCCCGGGCCACCGCTGGCGCCCGGGCAGGCGGTCGTGCTCTACGACGGGCCGCGTGTGCTCGGTGGCGGCACCGCCGCGAGCGTGGAGCGTGGTGCCTGA
- a CDS encoding DUF3618 domain-containing protein → MRDPFDRPDDVQPPDAEQTPEEIRDDIEDTRADMSETIDAIQERLSPDHLMGQAKESVREATIGRAEQMASDMGVTARQTGGGIIETIKQNPIPAALAAVGIGMLWRNRQSASQQSSGTRHVRYDQYGRPVPRTYEDYERAESRGGAGQAVSQAQERAGEMASQVQERTGEWTGEVQHQMRGARSQLDRLIEENPLAVTVAALGLGAAVGLAIPGTQREREMMGPARDTVMEKAQDAAQQTMGKAQQVAESAQQAAKEAAQEQGLTQ, encoded by the coding sequence ATGAGAGACCCGTTTGATCGCCCGGACGACGTCCAGCCCCCGGACGCAGAGCAGACACCCGAGGAGATCCGCGACGACATCGAAGACACACGGGCCGACATGAGCGAGACGATCGATGCCATCCAGGAACGCCTCAGCCCGGATCATCTGATGGGCCAGGCGAAGGAGTCGGTCCGAGAGGCCACGATCGGGAGGGCCGAGCAGATGGCGAGCGACATGGGCGTCACGGCCCGTCAGACCGGCGGCGGCATCATCGAGACGATCAAGCAGAACCCGATCCCCGCGGCGCTGGCGGCAGTCGGCATCGGCATGCTCTGGCGGAACCGGCAGAGCGCTTCCCAGCAGTCATCGGGAACGCGCCACGTCCGCTACGATCAGTACGGGCGCCCGGTTCCCCGCACCTACGAGGACTACGAGCGCGCCGAGTCGCGCGGTGGCGCCGGTCAGGCCGTGAGCCAGGCGCAGGAGCGAGCCGGAGAGATGGCCTCCCAGGTGCAGGAGCGCACCGGGGAGTGGACCGGCGAGGTGCAGCACCAGATGCGCGGCGCGCGGAGCCAGCTCGACCGGCTCATCGAGGAGAACCCGCTGGCCGTCACGGTTGCCGCTCTGGGCCTGGGCGCCGCGGTGGGGCTCGCCATCCCCGGGACCCAGCGAGAGCGGGAGATGATGGGCCCGGCACGCGACACGGTCATGGAGAAGGCGCAGGACGCCGCGCAGCAGACGATGGGCAAGGCTCAGCAGGTCGCAGAATCGGCCCAACAGGCGGCCAAGGAAGCAGCCCAGGAGCAGGGTCTGACGCAGTAG
- a CDS encoding phage holin family protein, with the protein MEQSRGERSLGELFSDLSRQTSVLVRQEVALAKTEMSQTAREVGKNVAILAVGGAVVYAGALAILAAIIILLAELMPWWLSALIVGIVVAAIGYFLIDRGRDALQRTPLAPEQTVESLKEDRDWLKEQA; encoded by the coding sequence ATGGAGCAGAGCAGAGGCGAGCGCTCGCTCGGCGAGCTGTTCTCTGACCTGTCGCGGCAGACCAGCGTGCTGGTGCGCCAGGAAGTGGCGCTGGCCAAGACCGAGATGAGCCAGACGGCGCGCGAGGTCGGCAAGAACGTCGCAATCCTTGCGGTTGGCGGCGCGGTGGTCTACGCCGGGGCATTGGCCATCCTGGCGGCGATCATCATCCTGCTGGCCGAGCTCATGCCCTGGTGGTTGTCGGCACTCATCGTCGGCATCGTGGTGGCGGCAATCGGGTACTTCCTGATCGACCGCGGCCGGGACGCGCTCCAGCGCACCCCGCTCGCGCCGGAGCAGACGGTCGAGTCGCTCAAGGAGGACCGTGATTGGTTGAAGGAGCAGGCATGA